AGGAAATATGGATTCTATGCCAGTGCTGCTACCAACTACGTTCTCTTGGGTAAGTAATTAGTTTCCAtaactgtaaaatgggacagTGTAAAAAAATGTTCAGTAATTCTGCCTGAATGAATACTTCAAGCACATGGTTCCCAGGGGTCCACTCTGCCATCCTTCAAGGATGTTATTTATGCTTTTTCTGAAGTCTGTCCCTGTCACACTTTCAGGCTACCTGAGCTGTATTTATAAGCTTAGATTAtagaacagaagaagaaagataaagaagaggaaaacaataaatagTAAATAGCTTGATAAGATTCTTATTCACTAGTCTCAGAGAATTCACTTCCCAGGGGTAATGATAACAACAAGAAATTCTTTACGCCCTTGAGGGGGGAAAAGAACATAGTTAATATTATTATCCATATTAATAGAACAGATAATGAATATAACACATAAATAATCAAATACTGTCGGGTCTTAGAGTCTTTGGGATATCATCATATATACCTATCAAACATGCTTTCTTACCACTATGTGTACACATActtgtcttccttcttccttatCTATTCCCAACTCTAGAAAGTGAGTACATTCATATGGACGAAAGAAGGAGCCTCATCCTCAGATCCACAGGCTACTAGAAGAATGCACTCTAAACTTCTCTGTGTTGAAAATACACAGAGCAGAAGCTTCAGAACGCTGTGCCCAGCAGTCTCTACCACGtacagctgagtgaccttggacaagtgtctggacctctctgagtctcagtcacTCATATGTAGAGTGCAGCCTTATCACGAGAAACAGTGCTTCCACGTCAGAGTCCACTAGATAGCAAACATTTCATAAATGCTACAAATAATCATtgcagttttcaaatatttctttcattgattgGTTGCTCTAGTTAGAAACCTCTGCTGTGACCAAAATTTGAAGTTTCCCAAAGCTGGGATATAATTCAGGATGAGGTCACTGAGCAGCCAGCTCCTCTCTGAGGACATAGTCAGCCACTCTGAGCACTGGAATTTTCTGTTGAGGAAATACAAGAAAATGTGGGGGGAGGCGCAGATATTGTAACCAAGGACACTTCATAGATAAAGCACAGTTAAAGGGACCCTAAGGAATGAGAGCTATAGCTCGCTTGTAAATAAACATATGGCCAGCCTGGAAAGAACTGAGCCTTTGAAATCCTTAAAACTGGGTTTCAGTTCTCATTCTGAAACTCACTGGTTAATAATAGGGGCAGAGGAGGGTACTGAATCTCCTCCTCTGATTCTCCCTCCGTAAAACTAGGAATCTAAAACCTCTCTCAGGAAGCTGTgctgggaactaagatgctgATGTGATAGCCCAATGCCCAGCACATAGAAAGCTTTCAATTGctttccccacccacccaccaaactatctggaaaataattttctaatttcagGGATGATAGGATGGTCAGTTATATGTGATTAAATAGTGTTCTCCTGTCAGAGTAAAATATCACTCCATGAGAATCATCAGGCTATTCTTATAGATCTtaccataaaaatatattttttaataagaaatacaAGGCCCAAGAAGATGTCCTGGATCCCTTCAAGGAAGCCCCTTTGAGAAGACTGTCTTGTCTTATTATTTTAAGAGGGACACAGACATGTCAGAACTAATGACAATAATTCACGGCCTTGGAAACTGGAACCCAGGACTCCAGTCGAGGAGCCTGAGGATCCGGTCTCTGACTCTGACAGCACCCCCTACCCTCACAGCATTCTCTTTCCTCTGCACCCCTGcgcctccttcctttcctcccaatctgctttttctttcctgtcttccaGGAGCAACAGCTGGTAATATTTAGCCCAGTGGTAGCAAACCCCAGGGCCACAGTTCAAAGAATGTGGGATTATTTCTCCCATAGCATAAGCACCGAGTACTCAAGAACTGGACAGTAATGTTCTGCCTAAAGTGGTGACCGCCTCCTTAGCCAGGGACACAAAGTAAGCTCATATGAGCTCACATCATAAGGGGAAAAGCTTACACTCCTCAAAGGGAGGATGGCCTGacagtgccccctgcattgggtggCTCCATCTATTTACTTAATTGAGAATTGGGCAACAGATGCCTGACAGGAGTCCACTGGGAAGTAGAAAGGCCAAACCATACCCTTTCTTGAAGAACTCTGAGAGAGTTTAGCTTGATTTCAATGTCTGTGAAATACCAGTCTTGGGGAGGGGTGGTAAAAGAAAGATAAGTAGGCTTCTATCACAAATAAAACATCATGGCAATATGGATAATTTAATGAATCCGTAAAACTTTTATTCCTATTAGTGATCTGGAGGCAGAGCATGGGGTAGCAGACTTTATCGTATATGAAAATACCAGGCTGCACAGCTCATTTCTGTATCCAAAAGCATAGGCTCAAGCTTGTTTTCCATTTAAGTTACATAAAATATGGGTCTTATTGGTGTGCggacaggaaaaaatatatatatacatatatataatgtatttataaatatacttatatttacataaatatggATATATTTCCCAACTTTAAGTAATAATAGATTATACAGATTTAAGCTGAAAAAAAAGATGCTGAGACTTTCCTCCTCACTTATGCATAAAAGCATCTAGAATCAAGGACTtcataattagaaaagatactaCATCAATATGAATATGAAATGTATATTGAAATACTCTACAATAAAATTCAGACTGTGGTTCACACTCAcacttttttcctccctcccatttttttaattagtaagGTTACAGGTCATGGATCTGTAGCCACAGAAAATCTGTGCAAGAGGGACCCACACAGTTTAGGGGAAATAGCACAGGCTTCAAAACAAGAAATGCTTGTGTTTTTATCGAAGCCCTGTCCcttagagtgggcttccctgatagctcagttggtcccTTAGAGTAGTTTTTAATTGTACTTggaaactctttttctttttttttttttcctaagcaggCCAAAACCTTGTCTCTGAAATACCATTTACaatgtttgtttgctttgcatGCCCTCTTTTCATAGAGAGCttgcaggaaaaaataaacacaggtCTTATTCCTATCAGCAATATGTCCCAAATTAGTGAGGTTCAAATGACACAGTTCCACTCCAGTGCACAGAGGAAGCCTGTCAGCCCTGAGCTTCTTGAGACAGAGTATGTGCATTTCCTTTtttgataaaaacaaacaaacaaaaaataataataataatttctttgGATCAAGACTTTGGAAAGAAATTGTGTTGGCCCAAGGAGATATGCTTAGAAAAGGCCAGACTCTAtcttgaaagggaaaaataaaggagaaaaaagccaAAGGTCACACAAACATGGATTTCCCAGGAGAATGATATTTCCTCCAGATAAACTGTTCCCTAAACAAGATTTTGCTGCAGAAGAGAATGAAGAATCCACACAGGTACATGAGCTGCAAGGTGCAATGGATTTGGAATATTAGCCTGGTCCACACAAGCTCTCATTCTAACATTCAAATTATCCTAGTTATGATGGCAGATGCCTTAGCCTAAAGACCAGTGATGAGCACGTAGAAGGCATTCAATGATATCTGAGgaaaaatcactttgctgtatagcagtaatTAATGCAACACtgtattgcaaatcaactatacttcaattaaaaaaaaaaaaacgaaaaatttttaaagggaatGAATCTCCCATACCCACAAGGGTTTAATAACCAGGGAAACCAACCAATACATAAGTCCTTAGACATCTAGGTACAGGGGTGTATTTTGATAATTGTTTTATAGCTCTTCCTGAAACTATTAAATTCCCTAGAAGATGGGATCAAATAATCATTAATATTGTTCCATATTTCTAGGACCCAGGTAAATATCAGGACCATGAGCTTGCTGGTTTCAAAATATCTTAGACTTAAGTCCTTATACTTTCGGACTGAAATCCCAAAATGCAAGAACAAAGGTAGCAATACTCAAAATGATTGATTGTGTcgctgttcatttgctaagttatgtccaaatctgtgaccccatggactgcagcgcaccaggcttccccgtccttcactatcttcctgagtttgctcaaactcatgtccactgagtcagtgatgccatccaaccatctcattcttgattaaacatattattttagggacttccctggcagtgcagtggttaagactttgccttccaatgcagggtaccTGGGTTTGACTTCTGGTGgaggagctaagaccccacaggccttgaggccaaaaaaacaaaacatagaaaatgaacttatggttgccaaggggaagggataATTAAGGACTTtaggaaggtcatgtacacattgctgtatttaaaatgaataatcaacatggacctattgtacagcacgtggaactctgctcaatgttatgtgccagcctggatgggaggggagtttggaggagaatgatacatgtatatgtatggctgagtcccttcactgttcgcctgaaactactacaacattgttaattggctaagTTGGCTagaccccaatacaaaataaaaaattaaagttttggggaaaaaaaatacatagtaaaCTTAATAAACAAGATGGATGggttaaaaaaattagaagcaatattgtaacagattcaataaagattttaaaacagatatatctttaaaattatgtatgtattattttatacagacacacacacacacaatcaaccTATCGACCTGGAAAGACCTATTTTTGCACTAAGGCTCTGAAATTAATCATGCATGTGACCTTGGACGAGCAATAAACCTCTCTAGGCCCCAATTCTGCAACTGCATAATAAGACGATGAGATCGATGGTGTCCCAGTTCACTGCGTGTttgaatcacctgggagcttttaAAAGTCTTGATACTTCAGCTGGACCCCAGACCAATTTAATCAGAATCACTGAGGGTGGGAACAGAGCATCCCAGGCTTTAAGTTGCCTCAGATGATTTCAAGGtgcagcctgcagtgcaggttcCTGGACTAGTGACCTCTAAGCCTCCTTCCTCTTCTATAACCTGGGATTCTTGAGTTCAGAAGAGGTGAGATGACTTCTCCTCGGCTTCTCCTGGGATGAGAACTGCTGCCCCTCTTGTGTCCTGTAGCTGCTTGAACCAAATTGCTTCGGAACTGCAAACCAACACATTACTATGCCCAAACTAGCGCTCCCCAGAGATGCTGGGCCAGGCATAGTCTGGTCGGTGCTAACACTAGAATAAAGGAAGCAGGGCCAGCTCCTGGTCAGAGGTTAATGCCAGCTCCTGAGAGCAGGAACACCACAAGGCTATGTCTGGAGAATGTTTCAGTTCCTATAATTTTGCCGAatctcccttcctctgccctgcTTTTTCTCATCTAAAAGGAGTTTCCTGAACTTGTCCTTGGCAAGCCAGATGATTGATTTAACTGATCTGAATGGGTGAGAACAGTGGTTCCTACTTAACATGCTCTCTAGGGctgtgcttggagaaggcaatggcaccccactccagcactcttgcctgaaaaatcccatggacagaggagcctggtgggctgcagtccatggggtcgctgggagtcggacacgactgagagacttcactttcacttttcactttcatgcattggagaaggaaatggcaacccactccagtgttcttgcctggagaatcccagggacgggggagcctggtgggctgccgtctatggggtcgcacagagtcggacacaactgaagcgacttagcagcagcagcagctagggcTGTGCTTAGAAAGGGCACATCCCTTCTTCCCATCCCGCTGCCCCCTCACCCAGTCTCATGGATGAGATTCTGAAAGGGCGTGGGGGTAGTGGGGCAGAGCCCAGGTGCCTAATTTACTGACAGCTatctatgtgccagacactctaTTTACATCGTCTTTCATCCTTGATATTGgaattatccctgttttacagtgAAGAGAAACAGGCTTGGAGTGGTAACCTGAGTTGCCTAAGGACACCTCCAGTTGGTCAGTGGCAAAGTCCCGATTGGAGCTCAGGTGAAAGTGAGCTAAGCTCTGCTGAACACACAGTGAATAACTTTTCACTTACATTCTAACTAGGAAGCAGCACGGTATATCCAAAAGCTTAAGGAAGATACAGGCAACTCGGAACCAGCTCGCGGGAAGGTTAAAGACTCACTGAAAGAAATGAGCAGGCCTTTCCATGAATTCCCTCCTTTTCCCTGGCCTTTCATCTCATCAAAACGCAAAGCTTCGAGAACTTTTCAAAATGAAGCATACTCCCCACTCCTTCCACCTCCCCTTTTATAGTCAGACTACAATCCTTATTCCAAAAATAAATCAGCATGATGAGAGGCCAGAAAAAGCAAAGCTTAATAGTTTTATACTTTCATTATTTAGTTAAGGGACATTCGTTGGACAGATTTATCATCACATTTTTACAAATTCCCCACTGAATAAATAATTCTAGGATATGCCGAAATTACTCTGGCCTTCTGACCCAACATGTCTTTGTAATTACTTGGCACTCCAACTGTATGCTACTTAAATTAGGTAACAGTCATCAAGTTATTTTTAGGCCatagcaacacacacacacacacacacacacacacacacacacacggctgtaCCTAACTTGTTATTTGCACTCCTTTGGAATAGAGGCCAAAACTGCAGTTTTACTGACACCATCATTTCTGTTCAACCAACAGTAATACTACTGGGCTACACGGAGGGAGAGTTCACTCTGTATGAGGAACTGTGCTAGACACTTTGTACACATTAATTCATTTACTACCTAAACTACCACCAGGAGACTGCTGCTGTTACATCCTttttgaaaataaggaaaataaggaaGTAAGGGAATTAGCCTTTGGCCAAGGGCACATAGCTAGCAAGGCATGAGCCAAGACGCTCGGACAGGCTGGCCCCCTGCTCCTGCCTGAATCTCTCCTCCATTTGCTACACGGCTAAGATTCAGTATGTCTGGATGTTAAACAGAAGCTCGGAATCACAACGCTAAACCTGTGAAAATAGATTATGCCTTTGTTTcacatatcttaaaaaaaaaatcctaacatCCCTGACAGACAAGAGGAAGACTTTTGTTTCTCCCACAAAACAATGCAGAAGAGAAAACACATTTCCTCAGAGTCTCTGATGTCTAAGCACAGCCCTTCACTTTGTCATCAGACTCAGTACTGCCTACAAGTATTGACTTCAGAGCCCTTTGTGACTATGGGAGGATGTACCATCTTTGTTGCTCACTTCAGGAGTTTTGATGGAAAGTTCTCTAGCATAAAAAGTTACCTCTCTCTGTGATCAGATTTTTGCTACTGAATCAGCTTCCTGAAGTGGTACTCACTCATCCCCTGCCAGCCCTGTCCCCAGTAAATACCACTGACTCAGAGGCAGACCTGTCAGTAACTCTTTGTTTCGTGACAGCACAGAGCAAGTACAGGTATGGGACCCGATAGACTCCTGTGGAAGAGAATGCTATAGATCCCTTCCAGTCTGGGGGAGTGCGTGGGTGTTGATGGGGTAGGGGGCGCTGCCCTATAGATTCAACAGTAGCCAGTTAGTCAAAATGGAATTCCAAGCTTGAAAAAGTCAACAACAGGGACATGACACCAATATTTAGGAGTGAAAATGTTGTTTGTACAGTACTGTAAAATATCCCCATCTTTTcttaatttgaaagcattaagtTTAAACATGAAACATACTGAAATATAGTCAAACATTATCTATATTCTAATATATTTCAACAACcaataaaggaagagaaaagcagagagggaaaaCATTAACAATTGTTTAATCTGGGTACTAGGTATATGGTGATCATGATACTCTTTTCTAGGTTTCTCTGTATTTGAAAGCTTttataataaaagttttaaagacaCAGATTGTCTTTAAAGAGGAGGTGATAATAGACTATCCATTCCTACATAGGTAAATGACAAATGACTTCCCTGAACCCAGCCTTGCCGAAAAGAAAGGGAACCTTACAAACATCATAGGAAAGGTGGTAGCTCTCATTATGGAAAACCCAGAATCGTCTAGCCTCCTTATTCAGCTGGGTgcaaaatcacattaaaaatcaACTTTGTGTAAAACAGATTATAATTCTTTCAAAGCCTTTGCAAGTCtctacacatgtatccatttgaCCATGGTTTACCAGGTGGAGTAGAAGCACAGATCTGAtgccatttcttctttggagGATGAGAATAAAACACAAATTCAGACAAAGGTCCCAATGGGGAGGGGAATGTAAATTAGAACAGTCCCTTCATCCCAGGGGCTTCTGCGCCTCTGATCCGTTTCTTCCCAACCTGACACAGCATTACTAAAACAGTGTCTGAGCAGCCGCTCTACTTGACAGGCAGCACCAAACATGGAGAGCATGGCAGTGAAACAGGGGGACGTAAAACTTGGACAGGGACGGCAGCAACCAGTGTTTACAAACAGAAACCAGAGCGTCAGATGGGTCAGCCATAAATTAACCCGGGATTGTACTGAAATCTCTGAAAATAAACTCCCGAAGCCTTAGAAGCATCTACCCCAGATGCTAACCAACCCCCACGCCTACCCCCACCACATCTTCCTGCGAAAACCATTCCTTCCAAAATGGTACCGCTACTACTCTtgctaaaataaaatcttacatcACCAAGGGTGGAGACTACTAAAATAAACCTCAGCAGAAAAGCCAGATCAGAATGGTCTGATAGACCCACTCAAGAACCTAGGCGAAGTTTGCTGGCCATGTCTTCTCAGAGGTATCCACCCCATTTTCACCTCAGTGGTGTTAGGGTATTAACTTTTGGTTTACCCAGGTGAAAGGGCAGCTAGAGGGGCATTCTAATATTGATCTCTTTCCCTTCTGTACCATCATGGTCCCAATTTTAGgccattcccccccccccaaagagACCAAAATCACAATGACAATAATAAAGTACATTACAGACCCTTCTGCTCCCAAACTACATATCTTCAACAAAATCCCGAGATATTTGAAGAAAGAGCTCAAACTACAAATAATACAACCTCTACCACCAGGCAACTTCCAGATCGACTGCCTCTGCGTCTCACCAACCCGAAAATGATGAGCCCTGTTGGAGGTGGCGGCAGGCGCCCAGCGGTGACATCAGCAGCTTGCCTGGCCCCGCCCCATTAAGGCAACCTTACTGACACTGAGGAACAAGCCCAGGCTGCCTGGGCTCTCAGCTGCATCCACAGGAAATGGGGAGAGGAACCCCATCAGCAACACCTAGGAGATTCATTTCCCAGCAACTGACAAGCCACGCGTGTACACAATAATGCCCACTCCAAAGTAGAAAGTAGAATCTACAGCTCCTCCTTAACACTCTCAACGTTTAAGTCCAAGGTCATCTTCATGTGGATTATTTGATGCCTGTTCTCAGATCATTAGGACACAAAAGGCCTGCCTTCCCTCATTGGGCATCTACTCTACATGAGCGAGAGACCACTCTGAAGATCACTCCATTGGTTCTCCACTTCTTGGCTCCCCAATACAAACAAATGAGAACTTTGTAGAGGgtattttctcttctgaaaaagaTGAGACAAGCCAGGATCACAGAGACAGAACGCTAGCTGGGTAAACCTACTGGGAATCACTCAAAGTCAGCCAAACAAGAACACAAAACGACAAAATACAAGGATACACAGAGGAAATATGAGCATATCAACAACCACAAGAAAACCCatcaaaaacaacataaaatgcCTGGGTGCTGCTGGAACACTCTGGATGTAACTTCCATGATGTTCTCCTTCCCCTAAGAGTCCACCAGCCCTTCCTTAAGGGAAGCTGTACCTTTGTGCTAGTTGAGCCCAATAAAAGTAGGGTCGAGGccagtgggggtgggcaggggagatGAGGTCCAAGAAATTCAGAACTAGATTTCTAAGAACATTCCTCAACAAAAGGCAGAATGCGCCACTGGGAAGACAAGCAGAATGGCAGAGCTAGCCCACAAAGGAAAACCAGCTACCTTGCTCATTCCAACGGCCTGTTGCAATTTAAATATGCAAGGTGTTCAAAGGAACCCAGCAATGCCTTTGGTCtacacagtgcaggagaccagctGGCAATGTGGCCCAGACTGTGTGCCTTGACTCAACactcaaggaaagagaagaaagaagaagactGTCTCTCactgccaccatcaccaccaccacctgatagaaaacactaaagatgAAGTGTGGTGTACAGGGTCCCAAAGAATGGCATCCAAGGGCAAAGAGACACATCTGGGAAGGACAGGGGATGCAAACTCCCTCTAGCTTAGGCAATGCTGTGCAGAAAGAGCCCAGAGATGGGTGGGCAATTAATTCCTCCTGCCAGGGCTCAATGACACTGACATCCAGTTATTCACGCTCAGCGTCCTGGGGCAAGTGACCCACCACCCCATCTTGGAAGGAGCTATGATGTCAACGGCTGTCAGGTGACACCAGAAGAAACAGTGTGTTGGAGGGTATTTCATAAAATgactcttggagtcccttggagTTTGGGCAAAGGAATGGATGTTTGGGGTGAACTCTCGGAGGGGCCCTAAAATAAGGATCTCTGACCCTTTTTGAAGGTTACTTTCAGAGAggtgagaaagaggaagaatttcccacagaaaGAACTGGTACTTGGAGGTTTACTTGCAGTTCACCACAGTTGCGGTTTTCTCTGTTCCATCAGCTTTGTTTAAGTCTGAGAGACAAGAACTTTCCAGCTAGTTTGAATGGAACAGAGTTACCAGAGCAGGCATGACTGCAGATGCCATGTGGTGTCATAGAGCCCCTTTTTAGAAAGATGAGAAAACCATCTCCGAGAGGGGGAAATGACTTGTACAATGCAAATGAGAAGGTGAATTAAAGACCAGAGCCCAAGTCTTCTGGCTTTCAGTTCAAGGTTGCTGGGTTTCTCTCCCAACCCCAAAATAATTAAGAGAGGGCATGGAAGGGAAGACAAGAAGAAGAAAGGCAAGTCTGGTCTTTTGCAGCCAGTGGAAGGAGGAAGCTGGTACTTCTCAGAGAAAACCCAGGGTGACCCCAGGGCTGTgcttggggagggggcgggggcatTACCTTTCAACACCAGAGGTTCTTTGCCTTCTCTCTTCAGAGACTCGAGGACTATGTGGAGTGGCTGGGAGGGTACCACTCGGCTCGGCTCATTGGTATTCTCATCGTAAACTATaatttctttggaaaagatcctcttGAAAGAGTCCTTGCCTTCCCTACAGGAAATCAAGTCTAAGACAGTGATCTTGCCCTGCTGCAGTCTCCGCCGGCTGATCTTATCGGCGCAGTTAATGTGGACAGCTCCTTGGATGTGACTCTTGTTGTACTCCATGAAGGGCCGGCAGTCAATGATGACAGGGCCCTGGCTTGGCAGGTGACTCTTGCTGCATTTGGTCATCTTCTTGGCCAAGTCATTGGGGTAGATTATTTTGATGCTGGCTAGCTGTTTAGGGGTCCCTGCCACGGGGCTGCCCACCCCACCTGATGGACTTAGAGAGCCTGCATTCTCattgttgttgaccatctggctgGCAGGACAGGTGGTGGAGCTTCCGATGGCAGTGGTGGCGGGGCCAGCGGCAATGGCCTGGGTTGGGGCCTGATTGTCCTTGTCGTAGGTTGCCACAGTGCAGCAGCTGGCACTGCTGCACCCACAATTCAGGGAGCGGGCAGAGCCGCTGGATGAGGGCATATACGTCAGATTCGCAGCCTTTAGGGACACAACGGTGGTGGCGATGACAGGAGGGTGGCTGGTACTGCCAGGGGCGGTAGAGCCAAGGTAGCTAGAGTCTAAACAAAGGTTGAGATCCTGAGGTCGAACGGGCCTAGACAGTGCCACCACTACCCTGTCGTCTAAAGGAGACGGAGGCATGAGGAGGCTGAAAACTGGCAATTCAAGAAGAACTCAAGACAGTCTGTAAAGAAGGGGAGggggggaaagaaagaataaagtcaTGTGACACAAAAAGCAGTCGAATCCAATCCCTAGGAAAGGACTTTGCATCCCTCTTAGTGAAGTTGTCCTAAGTGCCCAGTTTCCTGTCACTCAAAGCTTGACACTCACCACTATGGATTCAAAGAGGATGCACGCCTGAGgaccatccccctccccaccccctgtccTTGCTGAGTCTAAGGTTAGATATAGTCTATGCAAATGTTGAACAACCTTTCATGGACCCACATCCAAGTTCAGCCTTAGAAAAAGTACAAGCACAAAGGATCAGAAAAGCTCAAGATGGAAGGGAAGGTTCTTAAGAGGCATCTCTTCTGGGCCTCATCTCCAGGGCAGAAATATACTGCAATCATCTGAGAAGGACCCATACGTCCACCCTTGCATACTTTCCATGTAATTCCTTCAGCCACTGCAAAGGCAAAGGAATGACCAAGAGTGCTGGCAAGGCTCATGGGAATATACAGCAGCTAAATATACATCAGGGGCAGATGTCAACTTTCTGCACATCAGAATGAAAGTAGCCCTCTAAGTGAATCTCTTTAATTTTGAGCtattcttacttttctttctcccaaGTCCTTTGAAAAGCACAACAAAGTCATATTAAAACCTCCCTTGTTTCCTATTGCCCTCTTATTTATAAAgtaatctgcatttcctctttcattACATACTGGTCCCCTAAAATGAAGCCTCAAGCTAGGGAAGCAGGTTTGAAAACCCTGACCCTGACAGATCCATCCCTCAGATGTCTCCCTTGCCACACCACCCACTCCACTCCTGCCTTTAAGGAAAGGACCACTTCAACCCTCCATTCTCCTCCTTTCCCTACAGGAACATCCTAGAGCTTCTCTCAGCAGAAGGCAGCCACTATGCATAATCTTTTGATCTCACACAGACGTGCCCCCTCTTCAAGAGGATGGATTCATAAAGACTTCCCAGTGAGAAGTAAAGAGTCACCCACAGGGGTCTATGTCCTGGCTCATGAGAGGGTACCTGCAAAGGGACAGTTCCTTCCTCCCCATGGGCATAGAGGCACTCCA
The sequence above is a segment of the Ovis aries strain OAR_USU_Benz2616 breed Rambouillet chromosome 12, ARS-UI_Ramb_v3.0, whole genome shotgun sequence genome. Coding sequences within it:
- the DUSP10 gene encoding dual specificity protein phosphatase 10, giving the protein MPPSPLDDRVVVALSRPVRPQDLNLCLDSSYLGSTAPGSTSHPPVIATTVVSLKAANLTYMPSSSGSARSLNCGCSSASCCTVATYDKDNQAPTQAIAAGPATTAIGSSTTCPASQMVNNNENAGSLSPSGGVGSPVAGTPKQLASIKIIYPNDLAKKMTKCSKSHLPSQGPVIIDCRPFMEYNKSHIQGAVHINCADKISRRRLQQGKITVLDLISCREGKDSFKRIFSKEIIVYDENTNEPSRVVPSQPLHIVLESLKREGKEPLVLKGGLSSFKQNHENLCDNSLQLQECREVGGGASAASSMLPQSIPSTPDIENAELTPILPFLFLGNEQDAQDLDTMQRLNIGYVINVTTHLPLYHYEKGLFNYKRLPATDSNKQNLRQYFEEAFEFIEEAHQCGKGLLIHCQAGVSRSATIVIAYLMKHTRMTMTDAYKFVKGKRPIISPNLNFMGQLLEFEEDLNNGVTPRILTPKLMGVETVV